The Actinomycetota bacterium genome window below encodes:
- a CDS encoding MMPL family transporter, with translation MNSLLGRLGAFTVRRRWWVIGAWVVLLAVMGSYASGLTDRLGSGGFEVPGSQSLAVQRDLEQRFANQFPTTALITVHDDARTVDDPAFRAVVEGIATRVQAVPNVGGVESFVSSGSPAFVSPDRRTTYLVAGLSGDQNTQLDTVPEVAAAAREGVPAGVEVETGGGAAFYERMNEISRHDLEQAERVSFPITLVVLLLAFTSLVAAGLPIMLALVSLGVTLGVLYFLAGVTDMNVYVTNTASIVGIGVGIDYALFVVTRFREELRRGRSVAEAVPVTLATSGRAVALSGATVIVALAGMFLVDIQAFRSMAIGSMSVVAVAVLAAITLLPAVLSLVGHWVDRLRIPVLRPRATEGEGFWHRWAVRIMRRPWAFMAAALVVLVVLAVPFAGIRLGQPGASILPADESPRLATERLAAEFGAGVTGPMEILVDTPGGAGTQANLERVDRLTRALQGDGAVAGVQSLTSVLPRADLDAYTRLYAGGLNGVDPELAPAVAGLANWDRGADLARITVVTREEPESEAAEGLLDRVRDELVPAAGLAGQARVGGSTALNVDLAREISGQLPVVVLSVLALSFVLLAMAFRSLVLPLQAIAMNLLSVGAAYGLIVAVFQWGWGESLLGFTSQGHIEVFVPLFLFSILFGLSMDYEVFLLSRIREEYLRTGDNELAVARGLESTARTITSAALV, from the coding sequence ATGAACAGCCTGCTGGGACGACTCGGTGCCTTCACCGTCCGGCGCCGCTGGTGGGTCATCGGCGCCTGGGTGGTGCTGCTGGCCGTCATGGGGAGCTACGCCTCGGGGCTGACCGACCGCCTCGGCTCCGGCGGGTTCGAGGTCCCCGGGTCCCAGTCGCTGGCCGTCCAGCGCGACCTGGAGCAGCGCTTCGCCAACCAGTTCCCGACCACCGCCCTGATCACCGTCCACGACGACGCCCGGACGGTCGACGATCCCGCCTTCCGGGCGGTCGTCGAGGGCATCGCCACCCGGGTGCAGGCGGTCCCGAACGTCGGCGGGGTGGAGTCGTTCGTCTCCAGCGGCAGCCCGGCCTTCGTCTCACCCGACCGGCGCACCACCTACCTGGTCGCCGGCCTCTCCGGCGACCAGAACACCCAGCTCGACACCGTCCCCGAGGTCGCGGCGGCGGCCCGCGAGGGCGTCCCGGCCGGGGTCGAGGTCGAGACCGGTGGGGGTGCCGCGTTCTACGAGCGCATGAACGAGATCTCCCGCCACGACCTCGAGCAGGCCGAGCGGGTCAGCTTCCCGATCACCCTGGTCGTCCTGCTGCTGGCCTTCACCAGCCTGGTCGCCGCCGGCCTGCCGATCATGCTCGCCCTGGTCAGCCTGGGCGTGACCCTCGGCGTCCTGTACTTCCTGGCCGGCGTCACCGACATGAACGTCTACGTCACCAACACCGCCTCCATCGTCGGCATCGGCGTCGGCATCGACTACGCCCTGTTCGTGGTCACCCGCTTCCGCGAGGAGCTGCGCCGGGGCCGGTCGGTGGCCGAGGCCGTCCCGGTCACCCTGGCCACCTCCGGCCGGGCCGTGGCCCTGTCCGGGGCCACCGTGATCGTCGCCCTGGCCGGGATGTTCCTGGTCGACATCCAGGCGTTCCGCTCCATGGCCATCGGGTCGATGAGCGTGGTCGCGGTGGCCGTGCTGGCCGCCATCACCCTCCTGCCGGCCGTGCTCAGCCTGGTCGGCCACTGGGTCGACCGCCTGCGGATCCCGGTGCTGCGCCCGCGGGCCACCGAGGGCGAGGGCTTCTGGCACCGCTGGGCGGTCCGGATCATGCGCCGCCCGTGGGCGTTCATGGCCGCCGCCCTGGTCGTGCTGGTGGTGCTGGCCGTGCCCTTCGCCGGCATCCGCCTGGGCCAGCCCGGCGCCAGCATCCTGCCCGCCGACGAGAGCCCGCGGCTGGCCACCGAGCGCCTGGCGGCCGAGTTCGGGGCCGGCGTCACCGGTCCCATGGAGATCCTCGTCGACACCCCGGGCGGGGCCGGGACCCAAGCCAACCTGGAGCGGGTGGACCGGCTCACCCGGGCCCTCCAGGGCGACGGGGCCGTGGCCGGCGTGCAGAGCCTCACCTCGGTCCTGCCCCGGGCCGACCTGGACGCCTACACCCGGCTGTACGCGGGCGGCCTGAACGGCGTCGACCCCGAGCTGGCCCCGGCCGTTGCCGGGCTGGCCAACTGGGACCGGGGCGCCGACCTGGCCCGCATCACGGTCGTGACCAGGGAGGAGCCCGAGTCCGAGGCGGCCGAGGGACTGCTCGACCGGGTCCGCGACGAGCTCGTCCCGGCCGCCGGCCTGGCCGGGCAGGCCAGGGTCGGCGGGTCCACCGCCCTCAACGTCGACCTGGCCCGCGAGATCTCCGGCCAGCTCCCGGTGGTCGTCCTCTCCGTCCTGGCCCTGTCGTTCGTCCTGCTGGCCATGGCCTTCCGCTCGCTGGTGCTGCCGCTGCAGGCGATCGCCATGAACCTGCTGTCGGTGGGCGCCGCCTACGGGCTGATCGTGGCCGTGTTCCAGTGGGGCTGGGGCGAGTCGCTGCTCGGCTTCACCTCCCAGGGCCACATCGAGGTCTTCGTGCCCCTGTTCCTGTTCTCGATCCTGTTCGGGCTGTCCAT